In Deinococcus sp. KNUC1210, a single genomic region encodes these proteins:
- a CDS encoding GatB/YqeY domain-containing protein encodes MNLFERLKADLLHARRGGPELAATAGSLRVLVGEAEGLQKSARRQRTGPLDDAEMLALIQKSVVGLDEAISQAQSLGRDTTAARAERTLLGAYLPAVLTPAELDQVIQEVLRGQPDARLGDVMRELQARHRGQFDGTTARLRIQELLSARAGVAAAGVTPDV; translated from the coding sequence GGGTGGACCGGAGCTGGCTGCCACAGCCGGAAGCCTGCGAGTCCTGGTGGGAGAGGCGGAGGGCCTGCAGAAAAGTGCCCGTCGTCAGCGCACCGGGCCGCTCGACGATGCCGAGATGCTGGCATTGATCCAGAAAAGTGTGGTGGGTCTGGACGAGGCGATCTCGCAGGCACAGTCACTTGGCCGAGATACCACTGCGGCCCGTGCAGAACGGACGCTGCTCGGCGCGTACCTGCCAGCAGTGCTGACGCCTGCGGAACTCGATCAGGTCATTCAGGAGGTGCTTCGCGGGCAACCGGACGCGCGGCTGGGCGACGTCATGCGTGAACTTCAGGCGCGGCACCGTGGGCAGTTCGACGGAACCACCGCCCGGCTGCGGATTCAGGAGCTGCTGTCTGCCCGTGCGGGTGTGGCTGCGGCTGGAGTGACCCCGGACGTCTGA
- a CDS encoding aquaporin, with the protein MAEGLGAGGIVLGDLGALQLAQLGLLPDIVAQVVVPGAMVMVLIYLFSDLSGAHFNPAVSVAFTLRRSLPWQHLPAYLAAQLLGAFLAALLLRGLPAGHEQVHQEQAWLLEGAATLFLVLLVLATATRKATLGPETGLVMGTTVGLAHALIGPLTAVTLNPARALGPALVRGDVLQTWPHWTGPFVGAAVAVALTWLLRGPATKEEAQAAQGHAEGTAFPVPRR; encoded by the coding sequence GTGGCAGAAGGACTGGGAGCCGGTGGTATCGTCCTGGGTGATCTGGGAGCGCTCCAGCTCGCTCAGCTGGGACTGCTGCCCGACATTGTCGCTCAGGTCGTGGTGCCCGGAGCGATGGTCATGGTCCTGATCTATCTGTTCAGTGACCTGTCGGGCGCCCACTTCAATCCAGCTGTCAGTGTCGCCTTCACCCTCCGCAGGTCTCTGCCCTGGCAGCATCTTCCCGCTTATCTGGCGGCACAGCTGCTGGGAGCGTTTCTGGCTGCCCTGCTGCTGAGAGGGCTGCCTGCCGGACACGAACAGGTTCACCAGGAACAGGCGTGGCTGCTGGAAGGGGCGGCCACTCTGTTCCTGGTGCTGTTGGTTCTGGCGACGGCCACACGAAAGGCGACCCTCGGGCCAGAGACCGGTCTGGTGATGGGAACGACCGTCGGGCTGGCCCATGCGCTGATCGGACCGCTGACGGCGGTGACCCTGAATCCTGCCCGCGCCCTGGGGCCAGCTCTGGTACGGGGTGACGTGCTTCAGACGTGGCCGCACTGGACGGGGCCGTTTGTGGGTGCAGCGGTGGCGGTGGCCCTGACATGGCTGCTGCGTGGCCCGGCAACGAAGGAGGAAGCCCAGGCCGCTCAGGGCCATGCAGAGGGAACCGCGTTCCCGGTGCCGCGCCGCTGA
- a CDS encoding GNAT family N-acetyltransferase, producing the protein MLPDQSELARSLLSAYDTQLREQTELLSAAQVDRDGPLWRGTFGTRGFVSYRDLGGLTGAALDDLIARTILFFASNEQIISFEWKTRGHDAPSDLPERLIAQGFRAEETETVMLGEARLLAQHVPLPAGVKLRRIDDQPEPLPDLIRAAAAQERAFGAAFGVQDFVRHLESGRGRTELWVAEVQGNVICTGRLEVVPGTEFAGLWGAARCPSGGVGAFTAP; encoded by the coding sequence ATGCTTCCCGATCAATCCGAGCTTGCACGCTCCCTGCTGAGCGCCTACGACACCCAGCTGCGCGAGCAGACCGAGCTGCTGTCCGCGGCGCAGGTTGACCGTGACGGGCCTCTGTGGCGCGGAACATTCGGAACGCGCGGCTTCGTGTCGTACCGCGACCTGGGCGGCCTGACCGGAGCGGCGCTGGACGACCTGATTGCCCGGACCATCCTGTTTTTCGCCAGCAACGAGCAGATCATTTCCTTCGAATGGAAGACTCGTGGGCACGACGCGCCCTCCGATCTTCCCGAACGCCTGATCGCTCAGGGCTTTCGGGCCGAAGAGACAGAAACCGTGATGCTGGGCGAGGCCAGGCTGCTTGCCCAGCACGTTCCACTTCCGGCGGGCGTGAAGCTACGGCGCATCGACGATCAACCCGAACCGCTGCCGGACCTGATACGGGCCGCTGCCGCGCAGGAACGTGCGTTCGGCGCGGCGTTCGGCGTACAGGACTTCGTTCGGCACCTCGAAAGCGGGCGCGGCCGGACCGAACTCTGGGTGGCAGAAGTGCAGGGAAACGTGATCTGTACCGGACGGCTCGAAGTGGTGCCGGGCACCGAATTCGCGGGCCTGTGGGGGGCGGCACGGTGCCCGAGTGGCGGGGTCGGGGCATTTACCGCGCCCTGA
- a CDS encoding gamma-glutamyl-gamma-aminobutyrate hydrolase family protein: MAPRPLIGLTTSRPSEGQLQGFHGTPRHYAQAITHVGGSPVLLPNLPELAEDFAARIDALLLTGGVDIHPRYYAQVPRRHLGEVDEERDAFEYALYSAVRRLGKPVLGICRGMQLINVFEGGSLHQHLPEVASLWADHAQLGRAPTLGHSVDFVPGSRLGQAHPGTALVNSYHHQAVDVVAPGLSCTATAPDGAVEGIEGEGLLGVQWHPELLFEHHPHALGTFTAWMALLK, encoded by the coding sequence ATGGCACCCCGGCCCCTCATCGGTCTGACGACGTCCCGCCCTTCCGAAGGGCAACTTCAGGGCTTCCACGGCACGCCGCGTCATTACGCCCAGGCGATCACCCATGTGGGCGGCAGTCCGGTCCTGCTGCCCAACCTTCCTGAACTGGCCGAAGACTTCGCCGCGCGGATCGATGCGCTGCTCCTGACAGGCGGCGTGGACATTCACCCCCGGTACTACGCGCAGGTGCCCCGGCGTCACCTCGGGGAAGTCGATGAGGAGCGGGACGCGTTCGAATACGCGCTCTACAGCGCTGTCCGGCGTCTGGGAAAACCGGTGCTCGGAATCTGCCGGGGCATGCAGCTGATCAATGTCTTCGAGGGCGGCAGCCTCCATCAGCATCTGCCGGAGGTCGCCAGCCTGTGGGCCGATCACGCGCAGCTGGGCCGGGCACCCACCCTGGGGCATAGCGTGGACTTCGTTCCGGGCAGCAGACTGGGGCAGGCGCATCCTGGCACAGCGCTGGTCAATTCCTACCACCATCAGGCAGTGGACGTGGTGGCCCCAGGATTGTCGTGCACAGCCACTGCGCCCGATGGAGCCGTCGAGGGCATCGAGGGAGAGGGCCTGCTGGGAGTGCAGTGGCATCCCGAACTGCTGTTTGAACACCACCCCCACGCACTGGGAACGTTCACGGCATGGATGGCCCTGCTGAAGTAA